One window of Cardiocondyla obscurior isolate alpha-2009 linkage group LG20, Cobs3.1, whole genome shotgun sequence genomic DNA carries:
- the LOC139110294 gene encoding transmembrane protein 245, producing the protein MENVRSPMDNLLNMLSGFSIGQEKALKQGIYNAVALFFLCLASSAGYGLYIVLNPFIKPLIWALLCGSVLFPFKCSLVTAVQSLFTEMEESRIPLIVNVSLLPVYIFDNISVKIGSFLWTRAKYIMWVVLLTLLTAGVYHYTPNVIMCLAWKIIHIFTAISGFFILMCNSFMVFTVLVGYLTVLYIYWTPSNSTGFRYTSFVIWFIISMYLSSIAGTYQIFVFVTLQILCAIGFIYEVILIMDSQEINGRHLTFSQAIHFALTNNLLPSLQEDSSISPEDDKWANKRIQKDENMDMSIHFQEKIRESISTDVTSSERIRSGALSHSVKSVSLDTDVSPVHKSASNIHSLTRMGLRDRYLLGKIRAELQTSLDIQDAEVDTDKYMYAALYACAGMLLWKHKWIAHILIIPLLYYIIKQLGNYFCFWEIIFKYCHSIIQILKSWYIERHQALVPSNIRGLYKVSIIVGEKLKDVLKNSVNAVATTFVILGLIVFTTCTSIFITIQIYAEGLHLVRVTGEILNSTLMNNPDIDWVPEKWEESVNSILDNAYTYGRSAISDAIRNLVKNFEPVKAEQLEKKVLELWDRLYQAWMMSNVDPNLVGPTVNFTSVYTVWESFKESFGKTPLHLLNMSGIQNFAKENIGILMSVLDSLWSIIKGNMSVILTVFTELFYIVLMSGSAVLNFVLSMVVFFTTLFYLLSSSGKTYKPIELITMFSPISCHRFAVALQEAVIGVFAATFKLASFFGMWTWFTHNLFQVKIVYLPSALATMLGAVPFLDAYFACIPAAIEIWFTRGSMIAIIFFLCHFLPCSIVVTEFYKQIKGGGHPYLTGLSIAGGIFCLGIEGTIFGPLLLCCIMVVINLSRHYLQSPEEEVVLPTYSNYGKTSRNDLK; encoded by the exons ATGGAGAATGTCCGCTCACCGATGGATAACCTCTTAAATATGCTTTCGGGATTCAGCATAGGTCAAGAAAAAGCTTTAAAGCAAGGAATCTACAATGCTGTTGCATTATTCTTCTTGTGTCTTGCCTCGAGTGCCGGCTACGGTCTTTATATTGTCTTGAATCCTTTTATTAAGCCTTTGATCTGGGCCCTGTTATGCGGTTCtgttctttttccttttaagtGCTCGCTGGTTACAGCAGTCCAATCATTATTCACTGAAATGGAAGAGTCTCGAATTCCATTGATCGTCAATGTTAGTTTGTTACCTGTGTATATATTCGATAATATTTCCGTGAAAATAGGTTCTTTTTTATGGACACGTGCCAAGTATATTATGTGGGTGGTATTATTGACATTACTGACAGCGGGTGTGTATCATTACACCCCTAATGTAATTATGTGTCTTGCTTGGAAGATAATCCATATTTTCACTGCTATATCTGGATTTTTCATTTTGATGTGCAATTCTTTTATG gtGTTTACAGTACTTGTTGGCTACTTAACAGTTCTATATATTTACTGGACGCCATCAAACTCCACTGGATTTCGATATACATCCTTTGTGATATGGTTCATCATCAGCATGTATCTATCAAGCATAGCAGGCACTTATCAAATTTTTGTCTTTGTTACTCTGCAAATACTGTGTGCAATAGGATTTATTTATGAAGTGATACTTATTATGGATAGTCAAGAGATAAATGGTAGGCACTTAACATTTTCCCAGGCAATACATTTTGCtcttacaaataatttattgccaAGCTTACAAGAGGATAGTTCAATTTCGCCAGAAGATGACAAATGGGCAAATAAACGTATTCAAAAAGATGAAAATATGGATATGTCTATacattttcaagaaaaaataagggaATCAATATCTACTGATGTAACAAGTAGCGAAAGAATTCGCAGTGGCGCATTAAGTCATAGTGTTAAGTCAGTATCTTTAGATACAGACGTCAGTCCCGTACATAAATCTGCAAGTAATATTCATTCTTTAACTCGTATGGGATTACGTGATCGTTATTTGCTTGGCAAAATAAGAGCCGAGTTACAAACATCTTTAGATATACAAGACGCTGAGGTTGATACtgataaatatatgtacgCAGCGCTATATGCGTGTGCTGGTATGCTCCTGTGGAAACACAAATGGATTGcacacattttaataattccattattatactatattatCAAGCAATTAGGcaattatttctgtttttgggaaataatattcaaatattgCCACtcaataatacaaattttgaaatcATGGTACATTGAACGACATCAAGCACTTGTACCCTCTAATATTAGAGGTCTATATAAAGTGAGCATTATTGTAggtgagaaattaaaagacgttttaaaaaattctgtcAATGCGGTAGCAACCACATTCGTAATACTTGGCTTGATTGTTTTCACCACTTGCACATCTATTTTTATCACAATACAG ATTTACGCGGAAGGTTTACATCTTGTTCGAGTAACTGGTGAGATATTGAATTCCACTTTAATGAACAATCCTGACATTGATTGGGTTCCAGAAAAGTGGGAAGAATCCGTTAACAGTATTTTAGACAATGCCTATACCTATGGACGAAGTGCTATATCAGATGCa ATTCGAAAtctagttaaaaattttgagcCAGTAAAAGCGGAACAATTGGAGAAGAAGGTTTTAGAACTTTGGGATCGTCTTTATCAAGCATGGATGATGTCAAATGTAGACCCAAATCTCGTGGGGCCTACTGTTAATTTTACGTCTGTATATACGGTTTGGGAGAGTTTCAAAGAAAGCTTTGGGAAAACACCTTTAC atttattGAATATGAGTGGCATTCAAAATTTTGCTAAAGAAAATATAGGCATTTTGATGTCGGTACTTGACTCTCTTTGGAGCATCATTAAAGGCAATATGTCTGTAATATTAACAGTTTTCACAgagttattttatatcgtacTTATGAGTGGATCAGCGGTATTGAATTTTGTACTCAGCATG GTTGTgttttttacaactttattttacttGCTTAGTTCAAGCGGTAAAACTTATAAACCCATTGAATTGATAACAATGTTTAGTCCTATCAGTTGTCATAG GTTTGCTGTAGCTTTACAAGAAGCAGTAATCGGAGTATTTGCAGCTACCTTTAAACTTGCTTCCTTTTTTGGTATGTGGACGTGGTTCACacacaatttatttcaagtgAAGATTGTCTATTTACCATCAGCTCTTGCGACAATGTTGGGAGCAGTTCCTTTCTTGGATGCGTACTTCGCTTGCATCCCAGCTGCTATAGAAATTTGGTTCACTCGTGGATCAATGATAGCTATCATCTTCTTTCTTTGTCACTTTCTTCCTTGCAGCATTGTAGTGACGGAATTTTATAAACAGATTAAAGg tGGCGGACATCCTTACCTGACGGGCCTTTCGATAGCGGGTGGGATTTTTTGTTTAGGTATAGAAGGAACAATTTTTGGTCCTTTGCTTTTATGTTGTATTATGGTTGTTATCAATTTAAGTCGACATTATTTGCAATCTCCTGAAGAAGAAGTCGTGTTGCCAACATATTCTAACTATGGAAAAACGTCTCgaaatgatttaaaataa